TGGCGGCGGAAGAGGCGGTGCGCATTCTGTCGCTGGATTTCCCCGATTTTCCCTACGCCCTGTACCCGGCGCTGTTTCATGCCGTCGAGGCTCACAGTTTCAGCGCCGGCATTACGGCACAAACGCTGGAAGCCAAAATCGTACAGGATGCCGACCGGCTGGATTCGCTCGGTGCGCTGGGGTTGGCGCGGGTGTTTTATGTGGCGGGCATGATGGGACGGCCGCTGTTTGATCCGCAGGATCTGTTCGCCTGTGAGCGTGAACTGGACGATCGCCTCTACACGCTGGATCACTTCCGCGTCAAACTGATGCGCCTGCCGGAAACCATGAATACGGCGGAAGGTAAACGCATCGCCGAAGCCAATGCGTCCTGGCTGGTGGATTTTCTGGCTAAGCTGGCTGGGGAGGTGAATGGCGACCCGACCCTGCTGGATCCGCAGGTTCGCGCGCGATTCAGCGACTGGCATCCCTGGTTGGCCTGACTATTGCTGGTCTCGCCATGCCGCTTTTTTTCTGGCGATGTGAAGCGGAGCGGGCCGAGATCACGTCATATTGTGCCGAATCATGGTATCGATAGACGTTAATATTCAGCCAGAGGGATCGATGCATGAGAACGGCGTCGCACGGTCATGATAAACCCGCCGGGAACCAAAGCCTGCTGCGGGGATTTCTGCTGCTTGAGATTTTAAGCAATTACCCGAATGGGTGCCCGCTGGCGCATTTGGCCGGGCTGGCCCGGCTCAATAAAAGCACCGTGCATCGCCTGTTGCAGGGATTGCAGGCGTGTGGCTACGTCACCCCGGCGCCCGCTGCGGGCAGTTATCGTCTGACCACCCGGTTCATTACTGTTGGCCTGACATCGTTGGCGCCGCCGGAGGTGATCCGGCTGATTGCGCCGCCGTTGCAGGCGCTGAACGCCGCGACCGGAGAAACCGTCAATTTTTCCAGGCGCGATGGCGACTACTGCATTTTGATCCACAAGCTAGAACCTACCACCGGCATGTTGCGTACCCGCGCTTACCTCGGGCAGCAAATGACCTTATTCAGCTCGGCGATGGGGAAACTGTTTCTGGCTGACGACACCAAAGACGCGCTTTTTTCCTACTGGGGCCGCCATCAGCCGCATATCCGCAAGCTGACTCCGTATACCATTACCGATCCGGGACATATGGCGCGGGAACTGGAAGACGTGCGCCAGCGTGGGGTGGCGTTCGATCGGGAAGAGCATGAAGTCGGGGTGTCCTGCATGGCGGCGCCGGTATTCGATGCGCATCAGCGCGTGAATTACGCCATTTCGCTCTCGCTCTCGTCAGCCAAACTGCGCCAAATCGATGAGGAAACCCTGTTGACGCCGCTACGCCAGACCGCTGACGCGCTCACTCAGGCGCTGAAAACCCTGCCCGACGACATGTAAATAATGCGGACCTGAAACCCGATACGAAAGGATAAGAAGGAAGGCCGGGCCGTCGACGTGACGACCCGGTGGGATGGCTCAACCGAGGCGCAGCGGGGACTGCTGTGCTTCCAGACGGAAGAAGCGAACGGAGTCGCGTAACTGCTCACCCTGTTCCGTCATGGACTGGGCGGCGGTGGCGGCCTGCTCGACCAGCGCCGCGTTCTGTTGGGTCACGCGGTCCATTTGGTCAATGGCGACGCCGATTTCCTTGATCCCCTGATGCTGTTCGTTGGACGCCATCGAAATTTCCGCCACGATGTCGGTCACCTTGGTGACCGAACTGACGATTTCATCCATCGCCTGGCTGGCGGTGTCGGCATGGCGGGAACCATCGGTAATTTTCTCCACCGTGCCTTCGAT
The DNA window shown above is from Dickeya dadantii NCPPB 898 and carries:
- a CDS encoding IclR family transcriptional regulator, translating into MRTASHGHDKPAGNQSLLRGFLLLEILSNYPNGCPLAHLAGLARLNKSTVHRLLQGLQACGYVTPAPAAGSYRLTTRFITVGLTSLAPPEVIRLIAPPLQALNAATGETVNFSRRDGDYCILIHKLEPTTGMLRTRAYLGQQMTLFSSAMGKLFLADDTKDALFSYWGRHQPHIRKLTPYTITDPGHMARELEDVRQRGVAFDREEHEVGVSCMAAPVFDAHQRVNYAISLSLSSAKLRQIDEETLLTPLRQTADALTQALKTLPDDM
- a CDS encoding HD domain-containing protein, whose amino-acid sequence is MDLLGFEQALSQYVARYLADSVDSAHDHHHLVRVANSARHIQRTEGGDLRVIIAAAWLHDIVLIPKNHPDRSRASRMAAEEAVRILSLDFPDFPYALYPALFHAVEAHSFSAGITAQTLEAKIVQDADRLDSLGALGLARVFYVAGMMGRPLFDPQDLFACERELDDRLYTLDHFRVKLMRLPETMNTAEGKRIAEANASWLVDFLAKLAGEVNGDPTLLDPQVRARFSDWHPWLA